AAGCCATTTTCAGAAGTCATGACTTTGATGGGGATGATATCTGAaaccttttttcctctctcaccTGCAAGTTCTGAACTGTCAGGTGCTTTGGCCTCCCCATCCTGGACCaccttttcctcttcttcttcctcctcctcttcttcctcctcctcctcctcttcctcctccacctcagccCGAGGGGGATCCACCTTCTTGTACACGTAATCGTCATCGGACTTCTGGAGAAGCAAAAAGTGAACTTTACATTTTTCTTCCTTGATGATGAATAATGGAATTGTGAACGCGTGCGTCTGTGTAAACCATAGTCTAACAGAAAGAAGCAGTCTTATAACAGCACTACTGTaaggtagagtgtgtgtgtgtgtaccttgggcCAGCAGAAAAGCACAGCCAATCCTATGGGCAGCCCCACAGTCAGGATATAGACCACCCAGAGCCAGGGTCTCTCCTCTGCAGCCAGGGTCAGCTGGGCAAACACGCCAGGCTGGACAGAAGGAcagatgaaggagggagggatagagaggagacagacagttcAACAATTTAGCTAACCAGAAATGCACAAATGGTGTGCAGCTTTAAATTGAGCCTCTGTGTATCTGTTGGGATACATGTGGTTACTGCATAATACAGTGTGTCTCTCCACCTCGTTGGCGCTGGCAACCAGCTTCTTGAGCCCCCAGCTGTCAGAGGCCCAGCGGTCGGCCACTTCCTTGTGGGAGGTGATGATGAAGTTGTCAAAGTAGATGTCCGAAGTCATGGACCACAGCTCCAAGCCCACGGCCCTGAAGGCGGCCATCTGGAACGGGTGCAGGTCCTCGAAGAAGTCCGGGTTGGGGATCTTACGAGGGCTCCACACACCCTGagatgggagggtggagggttcaCAGGTATGTTTGAAAGTAGATGCAGTGAAACAGGACCAGAAAACACCTTCTTGTGAACACATAGGTCATAGAGGTTCATGTATGAGTGCACTAGTTACATTTTATAAGAAGGAACAATTGACAGAAGAGGTAATGGAGAGAGGACCGGAGGGACATGTTCTCCCCCGAGCTACCAACCTGATAGTTGAGGTTTTCCACTAGAGGGGCCTTCCACTTTCCCTTGTACAGGGGGTTGTTCACCATGGGGGGTTTCCAATCCCCACATCCAGGAGCGGTCTCACATGCTGGGTTAGGAACCTGGGGGGCCTCCCATACGCCATCCATCTCCTCAtccctgcagagagagggagggagggggggagagagagaggggaggctcaGTCCTTTGATCGTTTCAAGGTTTATATGtctgcatgcgtgcgtgtgcctGGGTATCTACCAATCGTCTGGCTTCTCCGCGCTGGGGTCAGGCACAAACTCAGGCTCCTCGTCCAGCCAGCCTTCTGGCTTCACAGCGTCGGGGTCCTCCACCTTGGCAGGAGCGTCCTCATCCCTAAAATCACATGGATGACAATCAGACAGCCCTCCATGGCACAAACAGCCTCAGCCATGCCATGCTACATCACTGATTACCTCAGAATGGAAGTAGCAACAAGAAAGAGTATTGAAAGAAgtaaagaaagaaggaaggaaagaggttaagatgaaggaaagaaggaaaaatGTACTGTGATAGAACGCTAGCCCTCTCCCAGCACCCGCCGAGCgtggccccctctcctctcctcaccagtcTTCAGGTTTGACGGCCTCAGGGTCAGGGATCTTGGCCCTCTCATCCCAGTCCTCGGGTTTGGAGTCGTTGGGGTCGTCGATCTCCTTGGCTGGGTTGACGGGAGGGATGACGTCGTGCAGCAGGTTGCCCCGGCCCACGCTGGATTGGTCGATGAACATCTCATAGCTGTTGTCAGGGTTCAGGACTAAGGGAGaggcaagagaggaggagaagaatatGAAGGATGGTCGGTTTATGTACAGTAAATAGTAGAAAATGTTGGTGGGGACTATTAAACATGCACAAGCTTTAACCTTTCAAACAGCCTCATGACCATGAAAAAGCATTTTGATGTCATATCTACATCTTCACCTTTTAAGATagaagcacatacacacattctaaTCCCTCACAACCATATACCCTATATTCCCTTCCGGCGCATTCCGTGCCCTTCCTCACCCAGGGTGTAGAGGTGGGTCTTCTTGTCGGTGTAGAACTTCTTGAGGTCCACGTCGGCCCTCTTGGCATgcttctcctccaggtccttGTTCAGGGGGTTCTGGTGGCGGAAGATGAAGTGGAGCTTGTAGTCCTCACCGCACTTGTCAGGTC
The Hypomesus transpacificus isolate Combined female chromosome 22, fHypTra1, whole genome shotgun sequence genome window above contains:
- the clgn gene encoding calmegin, with the translated sequence MKLWWSWVLVLLLSCLLLSPIEAQQEEEDELLGEEDEGLVEEDEGLVEDSNSAESEADEEAGVDANVSFQVTYKTPVPTGEVYFAETFDDGSLDSWQVSKTMKEDADDEIAKYDGKWSVEQLKENKVPGDLGLVLKSRAKHHAISALLNKPFVFEDDALVVQYEVNFQDGIDCGGAYIKLLSDSDHLDLEQFHDRTPYSIMFGPDKCGEDYKLHFIFRHQNPLNKDLEEKHAKRADVDLKKFYTDKKTHLYTLVLNPDNSYEMFIDQSSVGRGNLLHDVIPPVNPAKEIDDPNDSKPEDWDERAKIPDPEAVKPEDWDEDAPAKVEDPDAVKPEGWLDEEPEFVPDPSAEKPDDWDEEMDGVWEAPQVPNPACETAPGCGDWKPPMVNNPLYKGKWKAPLVENLNYQGVWSPRKIPNPDFFEDLHPFQMAAFRAVGLELWSMTSDIYFDNFIITSHKEVADRWASDSWGLKKLVASANEPGVFAQLTLAAEERPWLWVVYILTVGLPIGLAVLFCWPKKSDDDYVYKKVDPPRAEVEEEEEEEEEEEEEEEEEEKVVQDGEAKAPDSSELAAEVENPEEESGGAAGDSPEGEDGEEEEEEEEEESKSNEPASDDEMKGADEGGHRAGDGHKQSVRKRKVRKD